Proteins co-encoded in one Corylus avellana chromosome ca9, CavTom2PMs-1.0 genomic window:
- the LOC132191425 gene encoding uncharacterized protein LOC132191425 has translation MAADPTPHQLALLLGPDASHFETLISHLMSSTNEQRAQAESLFNLCKQNQPDSLSLQLARLLQSSPRPESRTMSAILLRRQLTDLWPRLADSTRSSLKSVLLSSLQTEQVKSISKKLCDAVSELASALLPEDAWPELLPFMFQCVTSDNLNLQELALLIFAQLAHYIGETLAPHLTTLHGVFLNCLGSPRSSDVRIAALGAAINFVQCLSSSSDRDRFQDLLPLMMRTLTEALNCNQEATAQEALELLIELAGTEPRFLRRQLVDVVGSMLQIAEADSLEESTRHLAIEFVITLAEARERAPGMMRKLPQFIRRLFAVLMNMLLDVEDDPSWHNAESEDEDAGETSNYAFGQECLDRLSISLGGNTIVPVASETFQPFLAAPEWQKHHAALIALAQIAEGCSKVMIKNLEQVLSMVLKSFQHPHPRVRWAAINAIGQLSTDLGPELQVHYHAQVLPALAGAMDDFHNPRVQAHAASAVLNFSENCTPDILTPYLDVIVTKLLVLLQNGKQMVQEGALTALASVADSSQEQFQKYYDAVMPYLKAILVNANDKSNRMLRAKSMECISLVGMAVGKDKFRDDAKQVMDVLMSLQGSEMESDDPTTSYMLQAWARLCKCLGQDFLPYMNVVMPPLLQSAQLKPDVTITSADSDADIDEDDDSIETITLGDKRIGIKTSVLEEKATACNMLCCYADELKEGFFPWIEQVAPTLVPLLKFYFHEEVRKAAVSAMPELLRSAKLAIEKGQSNGCNESYIKQLSDYIIPALVEALHKEPEVEICASMMDALNECIQISGPLLDVSQVRCIVDEIKQVITASSSRKQQRSERAKAEDFDAEEGELLKEENEQEEEVFNQVGDCLGTLLKTFKASFLPFFDELASYVTPMLGKDKTAEERRIAICIFDDVVEYCHEAALKYYDSYLPFLLEACNDESPDVRQAAVYGIGVCAEFGGSVFKPLVGEALTRLNVVIRHPNALHADNVMAYDNAVSSLGKICQFHRESIDATQVVPAWLSCLPIKGDLIEAKVVHEQLCAMVERSDRELLGPNNQYLSKIVAVFAEVLCAGKDLATEQTASRMINLLRQLQQTLPPSTLASTWSSLQPQQQLALQSILSS, from the exons ATGGCGGCCGATCCGACTCCGCACCAACTGGCCCTCCTCCTGGGGCCCGACGCTTCCCATTTCGAAACCCTAATCTCCCACCTTATGTCCTCCACCAACGAGCAGCGCGCCCAGGCCGAGTCCCTCTTCAACCTCTGCAAGCAGAACCAGCCGGACTCCCTCTCCCTCCAGCTCGCTCGCCTCCTTCAGTCCTCACCCCGCCCCGAGTCCCGCACCATGTCAGCCATCCTCCTCCGCCGCCAATTAACCGATCTCTGGCCCCGCCTCGCCGACTCCACTCGCTCCTCCCTCAAGTCCGTCCTCCTCTCCTCCCTCCAGACCGAGCAGGTCAAGTCCATCTCCAAAAAGCTCTGCGACGCCGTTTCCGAACTCGCCTCCGCCCTTTTGCCCGAGGACGCCTGGCCCGAGCTCCTCCCCTTCATGTTCCAGTGCGTCACTTCGGATAATCTCAACCTTCAGGAATTGGCTCTGCTAATTTTCGCGCAATTGGCGCATTATATCGGAGAAACCCTCGCACCGCACCTGACCACGCTCCATGGCGTGTTCTTGAATTGCTTGGGCTCGCCGCGAAGTTCGGATGTCAGGATTGCGGCGCTAGGCGCGGCCATCAATTTCGTGCAGTGCTTGTCGAGCTCTTCAGACAGGGACAGGTTCCAGGACTTGTTGCCGTTGATGATGCGGACTTTGACCGAGGCCTTGAATTGCAATCAGGAGGCGACGGCTCAGGAGGCCTTGGAGCTTCTGATCGAGTTAGCCGGGACGGAGCCGAGATTCTTGCGTAGGCAGCTGGTGGACGTGGTCGGGTCTATGTTGCAGATTGCGGAGGCGGATAGTTTGGAGGAGAGCACGAGGCATTTGGCGATTGAGTTCGTGATAACGTTGGCGGAGGCGAGGGAGCGTGCCCCGGGGATGATGAGGAAGTTGCCGCAGTTTATACGGAGGCTGTTCGCGGTGCTGATGAATATGCTCTTGGATGTGGAGGATGATCCGTCCTGGCACAATGCGGAGAGCGAGGACGAGGACGCCGGGGAAACCAGCAATTACGCCTTTGGCCAGGAGTGTTTGGACAGGCTGTCCATTTCCTTGGGTGGTAATACCATTGTGCCCGTCGCTTCCGAGACTTTCCAGCCTTTCTTGGCCGCTCCGGAATGGCAAAAGCATCATGCCGCCCTCATTGCGCTTGCACAAATCGCGGAGGGTTGCTCGAAG GTAATGATAAAAAACTTGGAACAAGTACTATCAATGGTTTTGAAATCATTCCAACATCCGCATCCCCGTGTGCGGTGGGCAGCGATAAATGCAATTGGGCAATTGTCCACGGACTTGGGCCCAGAGTTGCAAGTTCATTATCATGCTCAAGTGCTCCCTGCATTAGCTGGAGCTATGGATGATTTCCACAATCCCCGAGTTCAG GCCCATGCTGCTTCAGCAGTGCTCAATTTCAGTGAGAATTGCACCCCAGATATCTTAACACCATATTTGGATGTTATTGTCACCAAACTTCTTGTCCTCCTCCAG AATGGGAAGCAGATGGTGCAAGAGGGTGCTTTGACAGCTTTAGCATCAGTCGCTGATTCGTCACAA GAGCAATTTCAAAAGTATTATGATGCAGTAATGCCTTACTTGAAAGCTATTTTGGTGAATGCGAATGACAAGTCTAATCGTATGCTTCGTGCCAAATCTATGGAGTGCATTAGTTTGGTTGGAATGGCTGTTGGGAAGGATAAGTTTAGGGATGATGCTAAGCAG GTTATGGATGTCTTGATGTCATTGCAAGGATCTGAAATGGAGTCGGATGATCCAACTACAAGCTACATGTTACAA GCATGGGCCAGACTTTGCAAGTGCCTTGGGCAGGATTTTCTTCCTTACATGAATGTTGTTATGCCCCCATTGCTTCAATCGGCTCAACTTAAGCCTGATGTCACGATTACGTCTGCGGATTCAGATGCTGatattgatgaagatgatgacaG CATTGAAACGATTACTCTTGGGGATAAAAGGATAGGAATCAAGACTAGTGTCCTGGAGGAAAAAGCCACAGCTTGTAACATGCTATGTTGCTATGCTGATGAGTTGAAGGAAGGATTTTTCCCATGGATTGAGCAG GTTGCTCCTACTTTGGTTCCccttcttaaattttatttccacGAAGAGGTCAGGAAAGCAGCTGTTTCAG CCATGCCGGAGCTGTTGCGTTCAGCTAAATTAGCTATAGAAAAGGGGCAATCCAATGGTTGTAATGAGTCCTACATAAAGCAGTTATCTGATTACATCATACCAGCATTGGTGGAAGCTTTACACAAG GAGCCAGAAGTAGAGATTTGTGCAAGCATGATGGATGCTTTGAATGAATGCATACAG ATTTCTGGACCCCTTTTAGATGTTAGCCAAGTAAGGTGCATAGTGGATGAGATTAAACAGGTAATCACAGCCAGCTCTTCCCGAAAACAACAAAGATCAGAGCGGGCCAAAGCCGAGGACTTTGATGCAGAGGAGGGGGAACTGCTAAAGGAAGAAAatgagcaagaagaagaagttttTAATCAA GTTGGTGATTGCTTGGGAACTTTGCTTAAAACTTTCAAGGCGTCTTTCTTGCCTTTCTTTGACGAGCTTGCATCCTATGTAACACCGATGTTG GGGAAAGATAAAACAGCAGAAGAGAGGAGAATTGCCATTTGTATATTCGATGATGTTGTGGAGTATTGCCATGAAGCAGCCTTAAA ATATTATGATTCTTACCTTCCTTTCCTATTGGAAGCCTGCAATGATGAGAGTCCAGATGTTCGTCAG GCAGCTGTTTATGGGATTGGTGTTTGTGCGGAGTTTGGTGGATCTGTCTTCAAACCTCTTGTTGGAG AGGCTCTTACAAGGTTGAATGTTGTAATACGGCACCCTAATGCACTGCACGCAGACAATGTAATGGCATATGACAATGCTGTTTCATCTCTTGGGAAAATATGCCAGTTCCATCGTGAAAGTATAGATGCTACACAG GTGGTCCCTGCCTGGTTAAGCTGCTTGCCTATAAAAGGTGATTTGATTGAGGCCAAGGTTGTGCATGAACAGCTTTGTGCAATGGTTGAAAG GTCAGATAGAGAACTTTTAGGGCCAAACAATCAATATCTTTCTAAAATAGTTGCAGTCTTTGCTGAG GTTTTATGTGCAGGTAAAGATCTAGCAACAGAGCAAACTGCCAGTCGGATGATTAATCTGTTGAGGCAGCTTCAACAAACTTTACCACCCTCTACCCTAGCGTCAACCTGGTCATCCTTGCAGCCTCAGCAGCAGCTTGCACTGCAGTCCATCCTCTCGTCTTAg
- the LOC132162049 gene encoding ethylene-responsive transcription factor ERN1-like, translating into MEIQFQQQKQHMKRAGIPTSKGGKFKGGGRNRSGSNTNKFVGVRQRPSGRWVAEIKDTTQKIRMWLGTFETAEEAARAYDEAACLLRGSNTRTNFITHVSSDSPLACRIRNLLNNRKEAKEQQPADAAAAAAISTISSSNITSSSSTSSSSRSSGGKSVSSEVFHDTQMFDNVYKPELSKCREEFELGSSQNGPSWGFDRFLFTQEALDLPKNVALHDAAELMEIAEFERMKVERQISASLYAMNGVHEYMETVHDPAEALWDLPPLCELFCSM; encoded by the coding sequence ATGGAGATTCAATTTCAACAGCAAAAGCAGCATATGAAAAGGGCAGGCATTCCAACGAGCAAAGGAGGCAAGTTCAAGGGAGGTGGAAGAAACAGAAGTGGCAGCAACACAAACAAGTTTGTCGGGGTGAGACAGAGGCCTTCTGGGAGATGGGTGGCTGAGATTAAAGACACAACGCAAAAGATAAGGATGTGGCTCGGCACTTTCGAGACCGCCGAAGAGGCTGCTCGAGCCTACGACGAAGCCGCTTGCCTTCTTCGTGGATCCAACACTCGCACCAATTTCATCACCCATGTCTCCTCGGATTCTCCTCTGGCTTGTCGGATTCGGAATCTCCTCAACAACAGAAAAGAAGCCAAAGAACAACAGCCCGCAGATGCCGCCGCCGCTGCTGCCATTTCCACAATTTCTAGCAGTAATATTACTAGTTCTAGTAGTACTTCTAGTTCTTCCAGAAGCAGCGGCGGAAAATCTGTTTCTTCAGAGGTATTCCATGACACCCAGATGTTTGATAATGTGTATAAACCAGAATTAAGCAAGTGCAGGGAGGAATTTGAGTTGGGTTCTTCTCAGAATGGTCCTTCGTGGGGTTTTGATCGGTTTTTGTTTACTCAAGAAGCGTTGGATTTGCCAAAGAATGTGGCTTTGCATGATGCAGCAGAATTAATGGAGATTGCAGAATTTGAGAGGATGAAAGTTGAAAGACAGATATCAGCTTCGCTGTATGCAATGAATGGCGTGCACGAGTATATGGAAACTGTGCATGATCCTGCTGAAGCTCTATGGGATCTTCCACCCTTGTGTGAATTGTTCTGCTCAATGTGA